A single window of Gossypium hirsutum isolate 1008001.06 chromosome A10, Gossypium_hirsutum_v2.1, whole genome shotgun sequence DNA harbors:
- the LOC107895852 gene encoding receptor-like protein kinase THESEUS 1 — MEVSVVLVLFFFTFLFFVQSINCSGFTPVDVFLIDCGGSNPVEVDGSRVFRPDNSFRNVKLSPSSGIVVSGDVINGLSNSALYSSVRIFEKTSVYVIGTKQIGRHWLRLHFFPVQNTRYSLKSAVFSVMANGITLHRFSFSKSSQNSPVMKEYVIEIGDSGLELKFSPSNGSVAFVNGIEVVALPDTNFPSGVVPVPFGPEVEIPKRVAFETVYRINMGGPVLTPKNDSMWRTWETDQAYLISAASANNVSVNPNLIKYIDGVSAEIAPNSVYATAQEMAEANVTDQRFNISWRFDVDEGFTYFIRLHFCDIVSTVLNNLIFNVYINKQSALTSFDISSKTMVLSAAYYADFVTNVSMGSNRILVQVGPPDFRNLPTNAILNGLEIMKMSNPCGSLVGNLCEIRKKSKFPRRKLVALAISSAVVFAVLVFVVAALLLRLHRPKKPKRCPSTWFSLPTNVGNSDSKVSICSLASTAQSHGLGRVLSFAEIREATKNFDESLVIGVGGFGKVYKGVLENGVMVAVKRGNPGSRQGLTEFRTEILMLSRLRHRHLVSLIGYCEEQNEMILVYEFMAGGPLRKHLYGSNLPSLSWKQRLEICIGAAKGLHYLHTGASDTIIHRDVKTTNILLDENFTAKVADFGLSKLGPTLDQTHVSTAVKGSFGYLDPEYFRRQQLTEKSDVYSFGVVLMEILCARPAINPALPREQVNIAEWGMYWQKRGQLQRIIDSNLVGLINIDSLRKFGETAEKCLAEHGVERPTMGDVLWNLEYALQLQEASIQNDSSDNSAKHIPEIPGWIPQVESVDTDRYDIVSDQVASDATTTSDVFSQIMDPRGR; from the coding sequence ATGGAAGTTTCAGTTGTGTTGGTCTTGTTCTTTTTcacatttcttttctttgttcaaTCCATCAATTGTTCTGGTTTTACTCCTGTTGATGTTTTCTTAATTGATTGCGGCGGAAGCAATCCTGTCGAAGTTGATGGTTCTCGGGTTTTTCGACCCGATAATAGTTTTCGGAATGTGAAATTGTCACCTTCTAGTGGCATTGTTGTTTCTGGGGATGTAATTAACGGTTTAAGTAACTCAGCTCTTTATAGTTCTGTTAGAATCTTTGAAAAAACATCAGTTTATGTTATTGGAACTAAGCAGATTGGTCGCCATTGGTTAAGGTTGCACTTTTTTCCTGTTCAAAACACAAGATACAGTTTGAAATCTGCAGTTTTTTCAGTTATGGCTAATGGAATCACGTTGCACCGGTTTTCGTTTTCGAAATCGAGTCAAAACTCTCCAGTAATGAAGGAATATGTGATCGAGATCGGAGATTCGGGTTTGGAATTGAAGTTTTCTCCAAGCAATGGCTCGGTTGCATTTGTTAATGGGATTGAGGTTGTGGCTTTACCCGACACGAATTTCCCTTCCGGTGTTGTGCCGGTTCCGTTTGGACCGGAAGTTGAGATCCCAAAACGTGTAGCTTTCGAGACGGTTTACAGGATAAACATGGGAGGCCCTGTTTTGACTCCCAAGAATGATTCTATGTGGAGGACATGGGAGACAGATCAAGCTTATTTGATAAGTGCTGCATCGGCCAACAATGTTTCGGTGAATCCGAATTTGATCAAGTACATCGATGGTGTCTCAGCTGAAATTGCACCGAATTCGGTTTATGCTACTGCACAAGAAATGGCTGAAGCAAACGTGACCGATCAGAGGTTTAACATTTCGTGGAGGTTTGATGTCGATGAGGGCTTCACTTATTTCATTAGGCTGCATTTTTGTGACATTGTTAGTACCGTTCTTAACAACTTGATTTTCAATGTTTATATCAACaaacaatctgctttgacatcTTTCGATATTTCCAGTAAGACGATGGTGTTATCGGCTGCTTACTATGCCGACTTCGTCACAAATGTTTCGATGGGATCTAATCGGATTTTGGTTCAAGTCGGTCCACCTGATTTTAGAAATCTTCCAACCAATGCAATTTTGAATGGTTTAGAGATCATGAAAATGAGCAATCCTTGTGGTAGCCTTGTTGGAAATCTGTGTGAAATCCGAAAGAAATCGAAGTTCCCGAGAAGAAAATTGGTTGCTCTAGCAATTTCCTCGGCAGTGGTTTTCGCAGTTTTAGTGTTCGTCGTAGCAGCTCTGTTATTGCGTTTGCACCGGCCAAAGAAGCCTAAACGTTGTCCCTCTACCTGGTTTTCTCTCCCAACGAATGTGGGAAATTCTGATTCGAAAGTTTCGATTTGCAGCCTTGCTTCAACTGCACAATCTCACGGTTTAGGCCGGGTACTATCATTCGCAGAGATTCGTGAAGCAACCAAGAATTTTGACGAGAGCTTGGTCATTGGTGTAGGTGGATTTGGGAAGGTTTATAAGGGTGTTCTAGAGAATGGGGTCATGGTTGCGGTAAAGCGTGGAAATCCCGGATCCCGGCAAGGACTAACCGAGTTCAGGACGGAAATTTTGATGCTTTCCAGGTTGAGGCACAGGCACCTAGTTTCTCTTATAGGCTACTGTGAAGAACAAAATGAGATGATCCTCGTTTACGAGTTCATGGCAGGCGGTCCATTGCGGAAACACTTGTACGGCTCCAATCTTCCATCACTAAGCTGGAAACAACGGCTCGAAATCTGCATCGGAGCTGCGAAAGGCCTGCACTACCTTCACACAGGAGCATCGGACACAATCATTCACCGAGATGTGAAAACAACGAACATACTCCTCGATGAAAATTTCACAGCAAAGGTCGCGGATTTCGGATTGTCGAAACTAGGCCCTACATTAGACCAAACTCATGTAAGCACTGCAGTGAAAGGAAGCTTCGGTTATCTCGACCCAGAGTACTTCCGCCGACAGCAACTCACCGAGAAATCCGATGTGTACTCATTCGGAGTCGTTCTCATGGAAATTTTATGCGCTAGGCCTGCAATTAACCCTGCACTTCCAAGGGAACAAGTGAACATTGCTGAATGGGGTATGTATTGGCAAAAGAGAGGTCAATTACAAAGGATCATAGATTCAAATCTAGTCGGATTAATCAACATCGATTCCTTGAGAAAATTCGGCGAAACGGCTGAGAAATGCTTGGCGGAACACGGAGTTGAAAGGCCTACAATGGGTGATGTGTTATGGAACTTGGAGTATGCTCTTCAACTACAAGAGGCTTCGATACAAAACGATTCATCCGATAACAGCGCGAAACATATTCCGGAAATCCCAGGATGGATCCCTCAAGTCGAATCGGTTGACACCGATCGTTACGATATTGTCAGCGATCAAGTAGCTTCGGATGCAACAACAACGAGTGATGTGTTTTCACAGATTATGGATCCTAGAGGAAGATAG